One Conger conger chromosome 7, fConCon1.1, whole genome shotgun sequence genomic window, GCATCAGGCTCCAGGGCCAGGAACGCCGGGAACGTGGAGCGTCAGGCTCCAGGCCAGGAACGCCGGGAACGTGGAGCATCAGGCTCCAGGGCCAGGAACGCCGGGAACGTGGAGCGTCAGGCTCCAGGGCCAGGAACGCCAGGAACGTGGAGCGTCAGGCTCCAGGCCAGGAACGCCGGGAACGTGGAGCGTCAGGCTCCAGGGCCAGGAACGCCGGGAACATGGAGCGTCAGGCTCCAGGGCCAGGAACGCCAGGAACGTGGAGCGTCAGGCTCCAGGCCAGGAACGCCGGGAACGTGGAGCATCAGGCTCCAGGGCCAGGAACGCCGGGAACGTGGAGCATCAGGCTCCAGGGCCAGGAACGCCGGGAACGTGGAGCATCAGGCTCCACGTCAGATGTCCCTCTCTGTGGGGCCAGgcatgctgtgtgtggggcCGGGCATGCTGTGGCACTCCGCCTGCCCAACGGAGCTCCAGAATGTGGCACCACTTCTTGAATGCGAGGGAGCCAATCACGTGCAAGAGCAGTTTCATCCTCTACACAATACACCCCCCCGCATGTATGCacaacccaccccccccgcccccacgctcatacacacacccatcaccccccaccaccaacacacacacaggcacaccccAAAGgttcaaacacacatgctcatatacacacctcacacatacacacagctcacacacacaccctatccCCCATGTCTTCCCCAGTAAAGATGGGAGCCTGTAGCGGCCTTCCCTGCAGTCAGTGGGTTAGCAGTAATTACTCCTGCAGAGCCTTCTGATCCCTAGCctaggtgtgtgcatgtgcacgtgtgtgtgcgtgtgcatgtgtgtgtgtgtgtgtgtgtgtgtgtgtgtgcgtgcgcatgtgtgtgtgtgtgtgtgtgtgtgacatactGTTCTCAGGAAGACATCTGTCCAGCAGCAGCACGCCCAGAtcctctgtgtctgtaggccaCCATTTCAGCACAGCCCCTGTTGCCACCATTTTAGTGCTGGACTCAAGACTGAAAGCAGTGATTCTGGGCAGTGTTTATCTTTGTTTCACCCGTTCAATATAAACTGCAGCTAGATGCAATGTTTATGTGGCAGGAATGTTcctttttctaaaaataaacacagggaAAAGAAAGTCAGATAATGAAACGTGAAGTTTTAAGAATGGCaacgctgacacacacagtagGAGGGACTGGATCGTGCCTGTAATACCCAAATCTGTCTCAAAACTCTCAAAACTGTGCCCCAAAACACCCAAATCTGTCCCCTAAACACCCAAACCTGTACGTGCCCCTCAGGACTGCTGGGCTGGTCGTCCACAGACTCAACCAGCCAGGCTCATTTCAGTCCCTGCTGTGGACTTCAGCCCCGTTGTTAAAAACAACGAGGGTGGTCAGTAATACATTTCATGAACAGTTTAAATCCTTTTCTCTCCTATACACAAGCAAAAGGAAACGATTAAAGTAGTGGCAAGGACCAAAAGAGTGATGAAGCTTAATTGTTCCTTAATTATGATGTTCCTTAAAGACAGACTCCTGCACACTGAGACCTGTTCCTTTAAGAGTGAAACCTGCACACTGAAATTGTCTTTGTACAAAGTGCTGGATGCAGTGACTTTGACTGACAGGCTGAGTGGGCGGGGCTGAGGGCAGCATTTGGTTACTGGTCTCTGGCCATTTACATAACTCCTGATATACCGGTTCTGCTGGAGATAGAGAGCGGATTCTGCTGAAGATACAAAGCAGTTCTGCCGGAGTTCTGCCGGAGTTCTGCTGGAGATAGAGAGCGGTTCTGCTGGAGATCCCAGCTCCCTGTGATGCGGCTCGATGGGCTGGTTTCCCAGCAGAGGGATAACTCAGGACTTGAGCTGTAGCAGTGGCTGTGGACCACGTCACCCGTTCAGCGTTTCAGAATGAATAACGCTGGCCGGCCATTTCAGAGGAGATGCAACAGACGTGTtttcatgaaaaacaaaatggaagtgTTTGTGCTTTCAGTTAACAGAAGCACCAGGTGCTGCATCTACGTTCAGATTCTGTGGTATGTAACCTGAAAGCAGACGGGCAGGTAACACACGTCACATTTATACAGCCCAAGAAATGCAGcgaaaagatttaaaaaaagaggtcatttctgtccacagaacacGCAGCCTCCCCCCTCTACGCTATGAACCTGTGCTCCGCTCCTCCTGGTCTCCAGCAGAAATCCTGCCTTCACCAAACTACAAACTGTATAAACACGTGGCAGCCAAactcataaaaaataaacaagaaactGCATTATAGCACCACCTTGTGGACACCATGGAACTACAGGCATGCCTTTAACAAATCACATTACATTGGACACTACAGTGTCCATAACATAAGAGATGCATAGGCACGATGCAGGAGATAgaattttaatataaatatacagtgttAATACACGAGTAAATGAGCATCTCTGCACATCAGAGTCCTCAGTATGGAGAGATGTGTGTGCCAGTGACTGAGCGCTTCAGTGATGGAGGCTTGTACCCAGGACAGCAGACCATCCGCACAGGAACGGGGGTCAGCAACATCAACACAGGTTTAAACAGAAGCCACTAAATACCGTCATGTCTGAATAGCAGTTTTTCAagtactgaaaaaaaacaaaaaaacattccattatACTAGAACTGTTTCATATATATTCTGATTGCTTGTTGCACTATGATAAAATCCAAGACTTCAACATTTAATTTACATGCAATCTTTTAAAATCTCCtggcaaacactttttaaaaCGACTTTGAAAAACGACTTTTGAGTTGAAGAAAATCCTTTCCACAGATGTTTGGTCCGTAAACAGAACTGTTGCAGGTTACATCAGGTCCAAATATGAAACAGTACCAGTCAGATAGTGTGGACAGTTCATGACATAAAACACTTGATATACATTACATATTTTTGACACATGCATAACTGAATGTAAACAACCTTAAATTATGATTTCAAACATTTAATGGCTACAAAGAATATTAAATACagcttaaatattaaaaatgttcaCTCAACAGGAAATTACCAAACAGCCCAGATCAGACAAAGTGTAGCATCTGAGACATGGATCTCAGACCACAATGCTGACAGAAACACTAACATGATTAAATATAAAACGGCTGCTATacttattaaaatatttctctcaaaaaaaggaaatcattACAAATGGTGTTGAAGCAGGACTGAAGTGGAGTTTTGTTCATACTGAAAGATGTAAATGGCTGATGAGCCTTTTCGCAGTGTTGTGCTGATGGGCCTTGTGTAATATCAGGCTGCAGGGCCCAGTTCAGCCTGATCAGCACCACAGCCTGGGTCTggggtcgggggtcaggggtcaggggtcagaacAGAGCTGATTAGTGTCATTTCAATATAGATTATCAAAAGCAAGCAGACAGGTTCATTTGAAAATTTGGCATgattaatatatacattttaaaaatatgatggAAATCCGCTGGTTGAAAGGGAAAGGAAGTGGACACAGTAGATGGACAGTTCAGTCCCTGGGACTTCCTGCCAGTGCgttaacacacagccacacggaGTGCgttaacacacagccacacggaGTGGgttaacacacagccacacggaGTGCgttaacacacagccacacggaGTGCgttaacacacagccacacggaGTGGgttaacacacagccacacggagtgcgttaacacacacacacagccacacggaGTGCgttaacacacagccacacagagtgcgttaacacacagccacacagagtgcgttaacacacagccacacggagtgcgttaacacacacacacagccacacggaGTGCgttaacacacagccacacagagtgcgttaacacagccacacagagtgcgttaacacacagccacacagagtgcgttaacacagccacacagagtgcgttaacacagccacacagagtgcgttaacacagccacacagagtgcgttaacacacacacacacagccacacggaGTGCgttaacacacagccacacagagtgcgttaacacacacacacagccacacagagtgcattaacacacacacacagccacacagagtgcgttaacacacacacacagccacacagagtgcgttaacacacacacacagccacacagagtgcattaacacacacacacagccacacagagtgcgttaacacacacacacagccacacagagtgcgttaacacacacacacagccacacagagtgcgttaacacacacacagccacacagagtgcgttaacacacacacagccacacggaGTGCgttaacacacagccacacagagtgcgttaacacacacacacagccacacagagtgcgttaacacacacacagccacacggagtgcgttaacacacacacagccacacggaGTGCGTTAACACGCAGCTCACAACTCCACGTcttgcgggccgcagtgtctgcaggtatttgctcctaccgtgcacTACACCATCTGATTTAACTCATTATTTTACGCAGATAAGCTAGTGCAGCTCTGCTGTAGCTAAATAAACGGTTTAAAAACACAGAACTATTGTGGTTAGACTTCTCGCAGCTAAAATGCCAATGTGCTGTGTTCTGGATTTGCTGCGATGAGAAATTGCAGAAGAGGAGAAATGAAAGAGAGCACAGTCCACTGCATGCGCGTGCATTATTTCCTGATTGGCAATTCCGACATTTCTACATTTAAAAACGCTCatattacaataaaatatagttACAGCAGATACATCTATGCTAATTTGAGTTGAAGTACATCCATTAGTACTTCCCACAGAGGATGAAACTGCAGAAAAGACATCTTAATGCATTTCATCTGTATTCTTAAAGAACAAATTGTCCTTCGAGTTGAATAAATTGGGACCCACTACTCATATAGACAGATATGTACAGTGAATTCAGTGTAACTCTGGGAACAGGACAATTAAACAGGGAAAGGTTGGTAAAAATAGACTAAATATTGCAGGATACTTcttaattattaaatataaaaaaatcaaagtagAATCAAGTATGAAAGTTGAGCAACATATGTACAGTAAGGTTAACTGTTTTTCAGCATCGACTCATAATAACGATATATCTAAAATGGGAGTAGACGTGAACgcagtgtttgtgagagtgtgagtgtgagtgtgtgtgagagtgtgagtgtgtgtgtgtgtgtgagctgattGGATGTTGGGATGTGTGTAATGAGCTGATTGGATGTTGGGATGTGTGTAATGAGCTGATTGGATTTTGGGATGTGTGTAATGAGCTGATTGGTCGAGATGATTAGGTTTGTTACTCCGCCCCCCTACAGTCTGCTCCAGCATCCGAGCTGCTGTCCCAGGCCACGCCCCCATCTCCCCCGCTGGCCAATGGTGGCTGGGGGCTGGGTCCGGGTGCACACTGAGGCCCCGCCTCCTGGCCGTTGTGTTGCCGTAGCGACGCGCGGGCGCGGCGGGGGCAGCTGAGGTCGGCGGGCTCGTCCTGCCCCCCCAGGAGAGAGCCCCCCCCGGCGGGTTTCACCAGGGGGCCCCCCCCTGCTGAGgagtcccaccccccacacacccgctTCAGCGTGAGGGAGGAGTCATCCTCCCGCCactcagccccgccccctgccccgcccccctcgcGCTTCTCCCCGCAGCGCTTGCTGAGGTTGAGCGGCAGTGcctgctcctgattggccagcagTGGGCCAGGGGGCGTGGCCAGGGCCGGGGGGCGGGCCTTGCTCAGGTCATGTGCCAGCACCTCGGTGAGTCTCTTGGCGAATGAGGAGAGCTGGGCGGAGCCCAGGCGTGTGCGCATGAGCTGCCGCACCTGCAGGCTGCAGCCGATGTCCAGCGGGAGGaccctgagggggggcgggggcccgCGCGACCCCCCCTCCGCCAGCAGGACCCCAGGGGACGGCTGGAGAGCCGGGCTCGGGGGCCCCGCCTCCACGGCGCTGAGGCCCAGGCGGGAGCGGAACAGCTCCAGGGGGCAGAGGCCCTTGGGCGGGCTGAAGGGCCCCAGGCAGGCGGCCTCGGGGCCGGGGGCCCCAGAAGGGTCCTGCAGGCCAGTGGGGGTGGGCGTGGTCTGCGTGGGTGGGGCCTCTGTCCGGGGCGTTTTCGGGCTGGTCTTGGAGTTCCGCCGACTTGGGGGCCGGCCCCTCTTCCTCACCCCCTGCAAACACAGGCCatgattacccacaatgcactgctcctACACTACCCATTTCCACATCAGTGGGGCTACTTCACTACACAGGAATCTCCAACCCTTCACAGGACCCGGGCTGCAGGAAGCGCACGCAGTGTCACAGAGACGCTGGAACACTCACCGGGCTCGGGCTGCTCATCTTCACCCTCTGATTGGCCACCGCTGCCTTCTCCTTCTGCAGCTCCTTGCTCCTATTGGCTGGCGAGGGCAGCAGAGGTTTGGAAAGCTCCGCCTCTCCTCCGGTCAGATGCTCCTCATATGCCAGAATCAGCCTGTGAGAGGCAGATCAATACGGAGGTacgggggttaggggggttcaGGGAGGGGTTAGGGGGGTGGTTAGGGGGGTTCAGGGTGGTTAGGGGGGCAGTTAGGGGGGTTCAGGGTGGTTAGGGGGCGGTTAGGGGGTTCAGGAGGGGGTTCAGGGGGGTTCAAGGGGTGGTTAGGGGGTTCAGGGGGCGGTTAGGGGGTTCAGGGGGCGGTTCAGGGGGCGGTTCAGGGAGCGGTTCAGGGAGCGGTTAGGGGGTTCAGGGGGTGGTTAGGGGGTTCAGGGGGTGGTTAGGGGGTTCAGGGGGCGGTTAGGGGGTTCAGGGGGCGGTTAGGGGGTTCAGGGGGCGGTTCAGGGGGCGGTTCAGGGAGCGGTTAGGGGGTTCAGGGGGTGGTTAGGGGGTTCAGGGGGCGGTTAGGGGGTTCAGGGGGTGGTTAGGGGGTTCAGGGGGCGGTTAGGGGGTTCAGGGGGCGGTTAGGGGGTTCAGGGGGGTTCAGGGGGCGGTTCAGGGCGCGGTTAGGGGGTTCAGGGGGCGGTTCAGGGGGTTCAGGGAGCGGTTCAGGGCGCGGTTAGGGGGTTCAGGGCGCGGTTAGGGGGTTCACCTCTCGTAGTGCCGGCGGGTGCAGGTGGCAGCGCTGGTGCTGCCTGGACTCCCCCCCAGCTCGTTATACACCTGCTTCCACAGCCGCTCCGCCGTCACCTGCACAACCACAGGTCACAACCGCAGGTCACAACCGCTCACAACCGCTCACACCCGCTCAGGCCCGCTCAGACCCGCTCAGACCCGCTCAGACCCGCTCAGACCCGCTCAGACCCGCTCAGACCCGCTCAGACTCGCTCAGACTCGctcagacacagatacagacgcTCAGAGTACTCACCCTCTCATAGCCTCCCAGCCTCTTCACCACAGAGAACAGCAGGAACAGATCAACTGCAGAAACAgcaacacacacctcatacctCAGAGCTCAGGGCAGCAGAACACATCCATCAGCAGCACTCAAAATAACTCCTTTATCTGTGTTCCAGGAGGAGGCTGTGACTATGATAGGCTGTGCTGATGCTGTGATTATAGGAGGCtgtgctgtggctgtgctgaagctgtgctgtggctgtgctgtgattataggaggctgtgttgtggctgtggttatAGGAGgctgtgctgtggctgtggctataGGAGGCTTGCTGGTGCTGTGGCTGTTCTGAAGCtgtgctgtggctgtgctgtgattataggaggctgtgttgtggctgtggttatAGGAGgctgtgctgtggctgtggctataGGAGGCTTGCTGGTGCTGTGGCTGTTCTGAAGCtgtgctgtggctgtgctgtgattataggaggctgtggctgtggctgtgctgaAGCCAGCCCGGGGCACTCACTCTTTTTGAAGCCCAGGTTGGGGACCTTGCTGATGGGGGAGCCTCTCCGCTCCATGAAGCTGTACAGCTGGTCCAGGAAGGGCTGCTCCTCTGGGTGGGGGAGCCAGCCCCCCTCCCACGGCACCTCCACACTGCCCATCACGTTCTCCtggaggggggttagggggtttcAGACAAGCATAGTTTTCACTCGGGATGAACCAACCTAGTTCCTGGAGTAGATTTTCAACACTGAGGTGGCGGCCATTTTCCTACTCAGAGAGACCTCCATGTTTCATGGGCAGGATTCAGGAAGAGCTTACTTCATCTAAACATACCTGCACGGCCTAACTTGCATTTAGCCAGTAAGCTAACTACAGTACCTACAGCCACATACTGCTACACACCCGCCAACCCGGCCAACGCAGTCAGGAACAACAATCACTGAGCGATGAGGAaacagtttttaaataaaaaccgcTTTACATAACAGGTTCTACACCAAAATAACACAAAGGGCCATTTCTGCTGGTCAGCTTCCTGACTtcctgtcattgtgtctcaAACACAGTGCGAGcgttgggctgggctgggctcccCACACT contains:
- the zgc:77151 gene encoding AT-rich interactive domain-containing protein 5B, which gives rise to MERNAIQWLGAPCCLRGSFAFYKSFRCGPEPECRDPDRQDPERQDPERQDPERQDPEQQDPGRQQDPEQQQDPEQQDPERQQDPEQRESARRDSGRPARVWRLGEFYFMRCSPQDPVCVAELALLWEDRAQRHLLASSRLYFLPEDTPTGRTEEHGEDEVLAVSKKIVLRVEDLVNWTCPEPSGWKRSGPNAHGTENCNGISPNANSDPTTTSDPGEQRAESGPARRLQVKVLSYLQYCRFRSLQRRVQDPPALQDPHLLALGGVCISPHTLVLYCRDTFTHPTLGNSSSLWTQLGCTSLSLKGRPRKRRGVDGRERSPLSQSESWIERMKENVMGSVEVPWEGGWLPHPEEQPFLDQLYSFMERRGSPISKVPNLGFKKIDLFLLFSVVKRLGGYERVTAERLWKQVYNELGGSPGSTSAATCTRRHYERLILAYEEHLTGGEAELSKPLLPSPANRSKELQKEKAAVANQRVKMSSPSPGVRKRGRPPSRRNSKTSPKTPRTEAPPTQTTPTPTGLQDPSGAPGPEAACLGPFSPPKGLCPLELFRSRLGLSAVEAGPPSPALQPSPGVLLAEGGSRGPPPPLRVLPLDIGCSLQVRQLMRTRLGSAQLSSFAKRLTEVLAHDLSKARPPALATPPGPLLANQEQALPLNLSKRCGEKREGGGAGGGAEWREDDSSLTLKRVCGGWDSSAGGGPLVKPAGGGSLLGGQDEPADLSCPRRARASLRQHNGQEAGPQCAPGPSPQPPLASGGDGGVAWDSSSDAGADCRGAE